One Chloroflexota bacterium DNA segment encodes these proteins:
- a CDS encoding class I SAM-dependent methyltransferase, translated as MSHQAIDREYLEYQYGDAEKLRVRQESHARYSENPQPFFEWMLSHIDPRPGLVVLDIGCGPGAYHPLLSREGMRIIGLDRSLGMVREAHRQARELGLAVGVAQADAQALPLPDACCDRVMANHMLYHVPDRVAALREMRRVLRSGGRVILATNAADSGRRLRELHAQAARELGYRPSSLFSSRFTLDDLPLVRSVFPTAQVYVREDAFLFPDVASALRYYASVGVDLIEDMPADGSHRAGLLRWMEARIREIIAREGVFRVPKSAGCFVATV; from the coding sequence ATGAGCCATCAGGCGATTGATCGCGAGTATCTGGAGTATCAGTACGGTGATGCTGAGAAGCTGCGGGTTCGCCAGGAGAGCCATGCGCGCTACAGTGAGAACCCGCAGCCTTTCTTCGAATGGATGCTGTCCCACATCGATCCCCGTCCGGGGCTGGTGGTGCTGGATATCGGCTGTGGCCCTGGGGCGTATCATCCGCTGCTGAGCCGGGAGGGGATGCGGATCATCGGCCTGGATCGATCCTTGGGCATGGTCCGAGAGGCGCACCGCCAGGCCCGAGAGCTGGGTCTGGCGGTGGGGGTGGCCCAGGCCGACGCCCAGGCCCTGCCGCTCCCGGACGCCTGCTGCGATCGGGTGATGGCCAATCATATGCTCTATCACGTGCCGGATCGGGTGGCCGCGCTGCGGGAGATGCGTCGGGTGCTGCGGTCGGGCGGCCGGGTGATCCTGGCCACCAACGCGGCCGATTCCGGCAGGCGTCTGCGGGAGCTTCACGCACAGGCGGCTCGTGAGCTGGGATACCGGCCATCGTCCCTCTTCAGCTCCCGGTTCACCCTGGACGACCTGCCGCTGGTGCGATCCGTCTTCCCAACGGCGCAAGTGTACGTGCGGGAGGATGCCTTTCTCTTCCCGGACGTGGCGTCCGCCCTGCGCTACTATGCCAGCGTCGGCGTGGATCTCATCGAGGACATGCCCGCGGATGGCAGCCACCGGGCGGGCTTGCTGCGGTGGATGGAGGCGCGGATCCGGGAGATCATCGCCCGGGAGGGGGTCTTCCGGGTGCCCAAGAGCGCGGGCTGCTTCGTCGCGACAGTCTAA